In a genomic window of Corvus hawaiiensis isolate bCorHaw1 chromosome Z, bCorHaw1.pri.cur, whole genome shotgun sequence:
- the TMEM215 gene encoding transmembrane protein 215, whose product MARTLRPDDINPRTGLVVALVSVFLVFGFMFTVSGIKGETLGDIPLLAIGPAICLPGIAAIALTRKTDGCTKCPENMRPCCKEVKDRDVMELLRTPSDLESGKGSCDELARKAYHKDRRGLRGEDTVFICTTSTTAAATAECKSLTKKVEQEEMLKYLESCYPEMPENVFVGDGSTYSALEKKSSSPSRDSTPCPDIEDNIFVAPKDSIIVCSYKDSSPYDRYCCYINPTGVNSDQETIV is encoded by the coding sequence ATGGCGCGGACCCTGAGACCCGATGACATCAACCCCCGGACGGGGCTGGTGGTGGCTCTGGTCAGCGTCTTTCTGGTGTTCGGCTTCATGTTCACCGTGTCTGGCATCAAGGGAGAGACCTTGGGAGATATCCCGCTGCTGGCCATCGGGCCGGCCATCTGCCTGCCGGGTATCGCCGCCATTGCCCTCACCAGAAAGACCGACGGCTGCACCAAATGTCCCGAGAACATGCGTCCGTGCTGTAAGGAAGTCAAGGACCGGGATGTCATGGAGCTGCTAAGAACCCCCTCGGACCTGGAGTCTGGCAAGGGAAGTTGTGACGAGCTGGCCCGGAAAGCTTACCACAAGGACAGGAGAGGGCTGAGGGGAGAGGACACCGTGTTCATctgcaccaccagcaccaccgCCGCTGCCACGGCAGAGTGCAAGAGCCTCACCAAAAaggtggagcaggaggagatgcTGAAATACCTGGAGAGCTGTTACCCAGAGATGCCAGAGAATGTGTTCGTGGGAGATGGCTCCACATACAGTGCCTTGGAGAAGAAGAGCTCTtctcccagcagggacagcactCCTTGCCCTGACATTGAAGACAACATTTTTGTGGCTCCTAAAGACAGTATCATTGTCTGCTCTTACAAGGATAGCAGCCCTTATGACAGGTACTGTTGTTACATAAACCCCACTGGAGTCAACTCAGACCAGGAGACCATTGTGTGA